A genome region from Natranaeroarchaeum sulfidigenes includes the following:
- a CDS encoding Hvo_1808 family surface protein, with protein sequence MAVPVTGGVPGDDTTAGVADTLQPDESVIHECAAEPPEDHADPEEDVLGWSNGYWYDEQLDINTTDGLDEDELDALVARTEARIEAIRCLPFENETDVDVITREEFEEETEAWDSPEDVQRFEDVVYRAMLLVDEEDPQEVQQENLGTGVGGYYDPATEQIVVIAEDEESLEFDETLLAHELGHALQDQHFDLGRFDEQTIDGSLADEGLIEGDVVYVEQLYEHACEDGAWEGTCVEVADPEQPTPDDLANIGLYLLSFQPYSDGPAFVDDIYEYEPGERAAGDWEPVDELYDDPPGTSAEIISPDRYPNYESTNVTASDNSTDEWEQLTVEDRPDYETVGKAGLSAMFAYPTFAPDVDESVIDQSEFQDDGTAFSTFEYRHEYVTGWNGDRLQPYENDAGETSYVWTTEWETEADAQTFRVGYDRLLDNVWGMERVDGQAGTYESDDAFAGAYYVDREGDRVSIVHAPTIEQLGELEPDAESTTEWELPQSTPSNDADDGDEIPGFGIGVAVVGILGTLLVVRRWAA encoded by the coding sequence GTGGCGGTTCCCGTCACCGGCGGAGTCCCAGGAGACGATACGACGGCTGGCGTCGCTGACACGCTTCAACCTGACGAGAGCGTGATTCACGAATGCGCCGCGGAGCCGCCCGAAGACCACGCGGATCCCGAGGAGGACGTGCTGGGCTGGTCGAACGGCTACTGGTACGACGAACAGCTCGATATCAACACGACCGACGGTCTCGACGAGGACGAACTCGACGCGCTGGTCGCACGGACGGAAGCGCGCATCGAGGCGATCCGGTGTCTCCCCTTCGAGAACGAAACCGACGTGGACGTGATTACGCGCGAAGAGTTCGAGGAGGAAACGGAGGCGTGGGATAGCCCCGAAGACGTTCAGCGCTTCGAGGATGTTGTCTACCGGGCGATGTTGCTCGTCGACGAAGAAGACCCACAGGAAGTCCAGCAGGAGAATCTCGGGACGGGAGTTGGTGGCTACTACGATCCGGCGACAGAACAGATCGTGGTAATCGCCGAGGATGAAGAATCCCTGGAGTTCGACGAGACACTGCTCGCCCACGAACTGGGACACGCCCTGCAGGACCAGCACTTCGATCTTGGCCGCTTCGACGAGCAAACCATCGACGGCTCCCTCGCCGACGAGGGACTGATCGAGGGTGACGTCGTCTACGTCGAACAGCTGTACGAGCACGCCTGTGAGGACGGTGCCTGGGAAGGGACGTGTGTCGAGGTGGCTGATCCCGAACAGCCGACGCCGGACGACCTCGCGAACATCGGACTCTATCTGCTATCGTTCCAGCCCTACAGCGACGGCCCCGCGTTCGTCGACGACATCTACGAGTACGAGCCGGGCGAGCGCGCGGCAGGAGACTGGGAACCGGTAGACGAGCTGTACGATGATCCCCCGGGAACGTCCGCGGAGATCATCAGTCCGGATCGGTATCCGAACTACGAGTCCACGAACGTGACAGCTTCTGACAACAGCACGGACGAGTGGGAGCAACTGACCGTCGAGGACCGTCCCGACTATGAGACCGTGGGCAAAGCCGGACTATCGGCGATGTTCGCGTATCCCACGTTCGCGCCGGACGTCGACGAATCGGTAATCGATCAGAGCGAGTTTCAGGACGACGGGACAGCCTTCAGTACGTTCGAGTATCGACACGAGTACGTGACCGGCTGGAACGGTGACCGACTCCAGCCCTACGAGAACGACGCGGGTGAGACGAGCTACGTCTGGACGACAGAGTGGGAAACCGAGGCGGACGCCCAGACGTTCAGAGTCGGCTACGATCGGCTACTCGACAACGTGTGGGGGATGGAGCGCGTCGACGGACAGGCGGGGACCTACGAGTCCGACGACGCATTCGCCGGGGCGTACTACGTCGACCGTGAGGGCGACCGGGTATCGATCGTCCACGCCCCGACGATCGAGCAGCTCGGCGAGCTTGAACCGGACGCCGAATCGACGACGGAGTGGGAGCTTCCACAGTCGACTCCCAGTAACGACGCCGACGACGGCGACGAGATCCCCGGCTTCGGCATCGGAGTGGCAGTCGTCGGCATTCTGGGAACGCTGTTGGTCGTCCGACGTTGGGCCGCGTGA
- a CDS encoding TIGR00296 family protein, which yields MSEAQSVSLSYEDGARAVELAREAVEAYVQNGQREQPGSMRESFYARTGAYVRLESTRGRGSLRGCAGAHQENDQLGHVIVDAAIQAASGDSCGSEVRPAELSNITVSVCAVTNLLLTDDPLEDMELGAHGVVVDAGGSSAWLYPTVPVENGWSAEEYLGRTCRKAGLAPGAWQREDVMVTLFEGEIYRERDPGGSVEHLS from the coding sequence ATGTCCGAGGCACAGAGCGTCAGTCTCTCTTACGAGGACGGGGCGCGGGCGGTCGAACTGGCACGGGAGGCCGTCGAGGCGTACGTCCAGAACGGACAGCGTGAACAGCCTGGAAGTATGCGTGAGTCGTTTTACGCGCGCACTGGGGCCTATGTTCGGCTGGAATCGACCCGCGGGAGGGGGAGTCTGCGTGGGTGTGCCGGTGCACATCAGGAGAACGACCAGCTGGGCCACGTCATCGTCGACGCCGCCATCCAGGCTGCAAGCGGTGATTCCTGTGGCTCCGAAGTCCGTCCGGCCGAACTATCGAACATCACCGTCTCCGTCTGTGCGGTGACGAACCTGCTTCTCACTGACGATCCGCTCGAAGACATGGAACTCGGCGCACATGGCGTCGTCGTCGATGCCGGGGGATCGAGCGCGTGGCTCTACCCCACTGTTCCGGTCGAGAACGGCTGGTCAGCAGAGGAGTACCTCGGTCGGACCTGCCGCAAGGCCGGTCTGGCACCGGGGGCGTGGCAACGCGAGGACGTGATGGTGACGCTGTTCGAGGGCGAAATCTACCGCGAGCGCGATCCGGGCGGCAGCGTCGAACACCTCTCCTGA
- a CDS encoding Nmad3 family putative nucleotide modification protein has translation MPRAVAINVGANTNLPGVRGPIYPDGRFEYLPIPEREPVSEPVPTYADLDLDTALPEDILDKPVHLDPTFAEYSCCDRYTYGDDYGVKARPLLDLAAGDYVFFYATLSTTRRDVDTQGAGDDPASWIAPEWGAYVIGQFRLASDPLSGEEYGALSPTDRAWFDANAHVRRERFDAEVMLAGDHEESMLYDQAFPLSTAEAGSEANRIVTELSSDSGKGPWWRRPMRFEPSAVEELLEIWENEGFERCFS, from the coding sequence GTGCCCCGAGCAGTTGCAATCAACGTCGGCGCGAACACCAATCTCCCGGGCGTCCGCGGACCGATCTATCCCGATGGCAGGTTCGAGTATCTCCCGATTCCGGAGCGTGAACCAGTCAGTGAGCCTGTCCCGACGTACGCCGATCTCGATCTCGATACCGCACTCCCCGAGGACATCCTCGACAAACCGGTTCATCTCGACCCGACGTTCGCGGAGTATTCCTGCTGTGATCGCTATACCTACGGCGACGACTACGGCGTCAAGGCCCGGCCGCTGCTCGACCTTGCGGCTGGCGACTACGTGTTCTTCTATGCGACGCTCTCGACAACCCGCCGAGATGTGGATACGCAGGGTGCTGGAGACGACCCTGCCTCGTGGATCGCCCCCGAGTGGGGCGCGTACGTGATCGGACAGTTTCGGCTCGCCAGTGATCCGCTTTCGGGCGAGGAGTATGGAGCGCTATCGCCCACAGACCGGGCCTGGTTCGATGCGAACGCACACGTCCGCCGCGAGCGCTTCGACGCGGAGGTCATGCTCGCCGGAGATCACGAAGAATCGATGCTGTACGATCAGGCTTTTCCACTGAGTACCGCCGAGGCGGGGAGCGAAGCGAATCGGATCGTAACCGAGCTGTCCAGCGACTCCGGCAAGGGGCCGTGGTGGCGTCGCCCGATGCGATTCGAGCCGTCGGCGGTCGAGGAGCTACTGGAAATCTGGGAAAATGAGGGATTCGAGCGCTGTTTCAGCTGA
- a CDS encoding CopG family transcriptional regulator gives MPRQYSVVCDDEVGERVERLAREYELTEQEVLRQLIQQGLEDSV, from the coding sequence ATGCCACGCCAGTACTCCGTGGTCTGTGACGACGAAGTCGGTGAACGCGTGGAGCGACTCGCCAGGGAGTACGAACTGACCGAGCAGGAGGTGCTCCGCCAGTTGATCCAGCAGGGACTCGAAGACTCGGTCTAG
- a CDS encoding polyprenyl synthetase family protein, producing the protein MKFLERRRGLVENRLEAVLDEVEPTELSEELEHVALSGGKRVRPLVTILACEAADGDAEDAVDFGVGIELVHNASLVIDDVIDQSEMRRGVESAWTAHGFGPAIIASDGLLGEAFELFSDEPRAMQAATESMIELGEGEATELVAQPTNEAEYMQLARRKTGALFRAAAELGAIAADADPFTVEAFGEYAERMGVAFQIRDDVLDATADAEKLGKPTNQDAEMERPSVVQVTELTPDEANALARKEADRAIDALERTGTADTDPGEYLRDLAEFVVVREH; encoded by the coding sequence ATGAAGTTTCTGGAGCGCCGACGGGGACTGGTCGAAAATCGACTGGAGGCGGTGCTCGACGAGGTCGAACCCACGGAGCTGTCCGAGGAGCTCGAACACGTCGCGCTCTCGGGCGGAAAACGCGTCCGACCGCTCGTCACGATCCTCGCGTGTGAGGCCGCCGATGGGGATGCCGAGGACGCCGTCGACTTCGGCGTCGGCATCGAACTGGTCCACAACGCCTCGCTAGTGATCGACGACGTGATCGATCAGTCGGAGATGCGCCGGGGCGTCGAAAGTGCCTGGACCGCCCACGGCTTCGGTCCCGCGATCATCGCGAGCGATGGCCTGCTCGGCGAGGCGTTCGAACTCTTTTCCGACGAACCACGAGCGATGCAGGCCGCGACGGAATCGATGATAGAACTGGGTGAAGGCGAGGCGACAGAACTCGTCGCTCAGCCGACAAACGAAGCCGAGTATATGCAACTCGCCCGCCGAAAAACCGGCGCACTGTTTCGCGCTGCAGCAGAACTGGGCGCGATCGCGGCCGACGCCGACCCGTTCACCGTCGAAGCCTTCGGCGAGTACGCCGAACGAATGGGGGTTGCCTTTCAGATCCGTGACGACGTGCTCGATGCGACTGCGGACGCAGAGAAACTCGGCAAGCCGACGAATCAGGACGCCGAGATGGAGCGCCCCTCGGTCGTACAGGTGACGGAGCTAACTCCCGACGAGGCGAACGCGCTCGCACGCAAAGAAGCGGACAGGGCGATCGACGCCCTCGAACGGACGGGGACGGCAGACACCGACCCGGGCGAGTACCTCCGCGACCTCGCGGAGTTCGTCGTCGTTCGAGAGCACTGA
- a CDS encoding DUF7577 domain-containing protein, whose amino-acid sequence MEVWQWVLVYALVLVVVQVFVYLYLRGDDGERSLDLSDEGERGRGTPPSAAPSQPFAPHSQNSSNTDLPGSRPEPHHAVSPEEEAIVCRHCGARNEREGIYTFCRSCTSQLEI is encoded by the coding sequence ATGGAGGTGTGGCAGTGGGTCCTCGTGTACGCACTCGTGCTCGTGGTCGTACAGGTGTTCGTCTACCTGTATCTGCGTGGCGACGATGGGGAGCGATCGTTAGACCTGTCCGATGAGGGCGAGCGAGGACGGGGAACCCCGCCGAGCGCCGCCCCCAGCCAGCCGTTCGCGCCCCACTCACAGAACTCGAGCAACACTGACCTGCCCGGCTCTCGACCGGAGCCCCACCACGCCGTATCGCCCGAGGAGGAAGCGATCGTCTGTCGACACTGCGGCGCACGAAACGAACGGGAGGGGATTTACACCTTCTGCCGGAGCTGTACGTCGCAATTGGAGATCTAG
- a CDS encoding NOB1 family endonuclease, whose product MYVLDSSAFINEYHTNSKTASIPLVREELEDESAYRYDAMEGSGMHIHIPGGETVEKIERAARESGDLDELSETDIRLIAATFELDGRLVTDDYAMQNVADKLNVDVEVIARDGIAEQRDWKFQCQGCGREFDENKERCPICGSPLSRKNPSNA is encoded by the coding sequence ATGTACGTTCTCGACTCCTCAGCGTTTATCAACGAGTATCACACGAACAGCAAAACCGCCAGCATCCCACTCGTCCGGGAAGAGCTCGAAGACGAGAGCGCCTACCGGTATGATGCGATGGAAGGCTCGGGGATGCACATCCACATTCCCGGCGGCGAGACCGTCGAAAAGATCGAACGCGCCGCCAGAGAGAGCGGAGATCTCGACGAACTATCCGAGACTGACATCCGACTGATCGCCGCGACCTTCGAACTGGACGGTCGACTGGTGACCGACGACTACGCAATGCAAAACGTCGCCGACAAGCTAAACGTTGACGTCGAGGTGATCGCCCGTGACGGCATCGCCGAACAGCGCGACTGGAAGTTCCAGTGTCAGGGCTGTGGGCGCGAGTTCGACGAGAACAAAGAGCGCTGTCCGATCTGTGGTAGCCCGCTCTCCAGAAAGAACCCCTCGAACGCCTAG
- a CDS encoding nicotinate phosphoribosyltransferase, which yields MSDQFGTVSAEAIIEGTATDAYFDRTERTLKHAGKNPHVVAEVTVDQFPTGQFELVTGIEDVARLLEGRDIDVDALREGRLFDGGPVMRIEGPYLEFARFETSILGFLSQASGYATNALRARRAAPDSQVLSFGARHVHPSITPLVERAGLLAGMDGISHVAAGDVLGREAGGTMPHALMLCFGTGNQEAAWLAFDEAVDEEVPRVALCDTFTDEVDETLRAAAALGENLDSVRIDTTSSRRGDFRHILKELRWELDAIGREDVDLFVSGGITPDAMWELQDVADGFGVGSYVTDADPLDFALDIVSIDGEAISKRGKLSGVKDVYRTADGGHHVGLAHRDGPEDGEPLLEPLIRDGEVVREFDLDDAAERAAADAKLVGFE from the coding sequence ATGAGCGATCAGTTCGGGACGGTTTCCGCCGAGGCTATCATCGAGGGAACCGCGACCGACGCGTATTTTGACCGGACCGAGCGGACCCTGAAACACGCCGGAAAGAATCCACACGTCGTCGCGGAAGTGACCGTGGACCAGTTCCCGACGGGCCAGTTCGAGCTCGTTACCGGGATCGAGGACGTCGCACGCCTGCTCGAAGGCCGGGACATCGACGTCGACGCGCTCCGCGAGGGGCGACTGTTCGACGGCGGCCCCGTGATGCGCATCGAGGGACCATATCTGGAGTTCGCCAGATTCGAGACCTCGATACTGGGCTTTCTCTCGCAGGCCAGTGGCTACGCGACGAACGCGCTCCGGGCGCGTCGGGCCGCCCCCGACTCGCAGGTGCTCTCCTTTGGCGCACGACACGTTCACCCGTCGATCACGCCGCTCGTCGAGCGTGCCGGGCTGCTCGCGGGGATGGACGGCATCTCCCACGTCGCCGCCGGGGACGTTCTGGGCCGGGAGGCAGGGGGAACGATGCCCCACGCCCTGATGCTGTGTTTCGGCACGGGAAATCAGGAGGCCGCGTGGCTCGCGTTCGATGAAGCAGTCGACGAAGAAGTGCCACGGGTCGCACTCTGCGATACCTTTACCGACGAGGTCGATGAGACGCTCCGGGCCGCCGCGGCGCTCGGCGAGAACCTCGACAGCGTCCGGATCGACACGACGAGTTCACGTCGCGGCGACTTCCGGCACATCCTCAAGGAGTTGCGCTGGGAACTGGACGCCATCGGACGCGAGGATGTGGACCTGTTCGTCAGCGGCGGGATCACTCCCGACGCGATGTGGGAGTTACAAGACGTGGCCGATGGCTTCGGTGTCGGGAGCTACGTCACCGACGCCGATCCGCTGGATTTCGCGCTCGATATTGTCTCCATCGACGGCGAGGCTATCTCGAAACGCGGGAAACTCTCGGGCGTCAAAGACGTGTACCGGACAGCCGACGGCGGCCACCACGTCGGACTGGCTCATCGGGACGGGCCGGAGGACGGTGAGCCACTGCTTGAACCGCTGATTCGAGATGGGGAGGTCGTGCGGGAGTTCGATCTGGACGATGCCGCTGAACGGGCCGCGGCGGACGCAAAACTCGTCGGCTTCGAGTAG
- a CDS encoding PRC-barrel domain-containing protein translates to MSDILAENLSGKAVMGTDGTELGMLYNITMDLKSGELHDVVIEPDDETSFRGSDMQTDENGRYRVPVQAVQAVKDYIVVKR, encoded by the coding sequence ATGTCCGACATACTCGCGGAGAACCTCTCGGGGAAAGCCGTCATGGGTACTGACGGAACCGAGCTCGGCATGCTGTACAACATCACGATGGACCTCAAAAGCGGCGAGCTCCACGACGTCGTCATCGAACCGGACGATGAAACGTCGTTCCGCGGCAGCGACATGCAGACCGACGAGAACGGTCGCTATCGCGTTCCCGTACAGGCGGTTCAGGCAGTCAAAGACTACATCGTCGTAAAGCGGTAA
- a CDS encoding Hvo_1808 family surface protein, with protein sequence MNRRFVTALVVGVLVLLAGCTVPAADVDDGPQPLDDDELGYVDGYWYNDSLDIDTSDGLSEDELDAVTKRAMARIEHERGLNFERTVPVEVISREEFQQSDTASGEYGAFDEQLWRSTFVVGDDSSVGEEFDALYGASVQGYYTSADDGRVVLVADDPDAVEVDRGTLVHELTHALQDQHFGISRDTTTRDERLGWLGLLEGEANYMMDIYEERCEAEWECIDSATSGGGGGQQSFNEGLFLTIFHPYSDGPQFVHELREREGWEGVNDAYEEYPASTAQVIDPDRYPDDPGEDVDIDDRSDGSWERLGEDEPRVETVGEAGLFAALWYNGVIDQQHIAAASGEYARYNYAHPITNGWNGDSLVVYENDDEYAHVFESEWSGADDAEEFAAAYEELLTANAAESVDERTYQVSEDEPFAGAYRVVQDGATVTVVHAPTVEELGEVHAVEEPVPASMSATVPGDSAVTATAVS encoded by the coding sequence GTGAATCGAAGGTTCGTGACCGCGCTCGTCGTCGGCGTGCTCGTGTTGCTCGCTGGCTGTACCGTCCCAGCGGCCGACGTCGACGATGGGCCACAGCCGCTCGATGACGACGAACTCGGCTACGTGGACGGCTACTGGTACAACGACTCGCTCGACATCGATACGAGCGATGGGCTGAGCGAGGACGAACTCGACGCCGTCACGAAACGGGCGATGGCACGGATCGAACACGAGCGGGGGCTGAACTTCGAGCGAACCGTCCCGGTCGAAGTCATCAGCCGCGAGGAGTTCCAGCAAAGCGACACCGCAAGCGGAGAGTACGGTGCGTTCGACGAACAGCTCTGGCGCTCGACGTTCGTCGTCGGTGACGACAGCAGCGTCGGCGAGGAGTTCGACGCGCTGTACGGCGCGTCAGTCCAGGGCTACTACACGAGCGCCGACGACGGGCGGGTCGTCCTCGTCGCCGACGATCCGGACGCAGTCGAAGTGGACCGGGGGACGCTCGTTCACGAACTGACCCACGCACTTCAGGACCAGCACTTTGGCATCTCGCGGGACACGACGACCCGTGACGAACGGCTCGGCTGGCTCGGGCTGCTCGAAGGTGAAGCCAACTACATGATGGACATCTACGAGGAGCGCTGTGAGGCGGAATGGGAGTGTATCGACTCAGCGACGAGCGGCGGTGGCGGCGGTCAGCAGTCGTTCAACGAGGGGCTCTTCCTGACGATTTTCCACCCGTACTCTGACGGCCCCCAGTTCGTCCACGAACTGCGCGAGCGCGAAGGGTGGGAAGGAGTAAACGACGCATACGAGGAGTACCCGGCCAGTACGGCACAGGTGATCGACCCTGACAGATACCCGGACGACCCCGGTGAAGACGTGGACATCGACGATCGCAGCGACGGGTCCTGGGAACGACTCGGTGAGGACGAACCGCGAGTCGAAACTGTTGGCGAGGCTGGGCTCTTTGCCGCACTCTGGTACAACGGCGTGATCGATCAACAACACATCGCCGCGGCAAGCGGCGAGTACGCCCGCTACAACTACGCCCATCCGATAACGAACGGCTGGAACGGTGACAGCCTCGTCGTCTACGAGAATGACGACGAGTACGCCCACGTCTTCGAGTCCGAGTGGTCGGGCGCGGACGATGCCGAAGAGTTCGCCGCAGCATACGAGGAGCTGCTGACCGCAAACGCCGCGGAGTCGGTCGACGAACGGACCTACCAGGTCAGCGAGGACGAGCCGTTCGCCGGGGCGTACCGCGTCGTACAGGACGGAGCAACGGTGACCGTCGTCCACGCACCGACGGTCGAGGAACTGGGCGAGGTTCACGCTGTCGAGGAACCGGTTCCAGCGTCGATGAGCGCCACGGTACCCGGTGATTCGGCAGTCACCGCCACTGCGGTATCCTGA